One genomic segment of Vulpes vulpes isolate BD-2025 chromosome 2, VulVul3, whole genome shotgun sequence includes these proteins:
- the GPR151 gene encoding G-protein coupled receptor 151, whose protein sequence is MLAAALAASNSSTMNVSAHLHFVGGYVPSDSKDWRTIVPALLVAVCLVGFMGNLCVIGVLLHSAWKGKPSMIHSLILNLSLADLSLLLFSAPVRATAYFKGVWDLGWFVCKSSDWFIHTCMAAKSLTIVAVAKVCFMYASDPAKQVSIRSCTIWSVLVAIWAVASLLPLPEWFFSTTRLHAGVEVCLMDVPPVAEEFMAMFGKLYPLLAFCFPSLFASFYFWRAYGQCKKRGTKTQNLRNQLRSKQLTVMLLSIAVTSAVLWLPEWVSWLWIWHVKAGGPAPPQGFIALSQVLLFSISSANPLIFLVMSEEFKEDLKSLWRWMITRKQPTASESQKTPAGNSEVPPDNAPSPESPTSIPEKEKTGSPSSSTEKTEKAQVPILPDVEQFWHERDTVPCVQDNDPIPWEREDQETGDCDK, encoded by the coding sequence ATGCTGGCAGCTGCCCTCGCCGCCTCCAACTCCAGCACCATGAACGTGTCTGCTCACCTCCACTTTGTCGGAGGATACGTGCCCTCTGACTCCAAGGACTGGAGGACCATCGTGCCGGCTCTCTTAGTGGCCGTCTGCCTGGTGGGCTTCATGGGGAACCTTTGCGTGATTGGTGTCCTCCTTCATAGCGCTTGGAAAGGAAAGCCGTCCATGATCCACTCCCTGATTCTGAATCTCAGCCTGGCtgatctctctctcctgctgtttTCTGCACCCGTCCGAGCTACAGCATACTTCAAAGGTGTTTGGGATCTTGGCTGGTTTGTGTGCAAGTCCTCTGACTGGTTCATCCACACGTGCATGGCAGCCAAGAGCCTGACGATTGTTGCAGTGGCCAAGGTATGCTTCATGTATGCGAGTGACCCCGCCAAGCAAGTGAGTATCCGCAGCTGCACCATCTGGTCAGTGCTGGTGGCCATCTGGGCTGTGGCTAGCCTGCTGCCGCTGCCAGAATGGTTCTTCAGCACCACCCGGCTTCACGCAGGGGTGGAAGTGTGCCTCATGGATGTACCCCCCGTGGCCGAAGAGTTCATGGCAATGTTTGGTAAGCTCTACCCTCTCCTGGCATTTTGCTTCCCGTCACTCTTTGCCAGTTTTTATTTCTGGAGAGCTTATGGCCAGTGTAAAAAGCGGGGAACTAAGACTCAGAATCTTAGAAACCAGCTGCGCTCAAAGCAACTCACGGTGATGTTGCTGAGCATCGCTGTCACTTCCGCTGTTCTGTGGCTCCCGGAGTGGGTGTCCTGGCTGTGGATATGGCATGTGAAAGCTGGAGGCCCGGCCCCACCGCAAGGCTTTATAGCCCTGTCTCAAGTCCTCCTGTTTTCCATCTCTTCGGCAAATCCTCTGATTTTTCTAGTGATGTCAGAGGAGTTCAAGGAAGACTTGAAAAGCTTATGGAGATGGATGATAACCAGAAAGCAACCAACTGCCTCAGAATCTCAGAAAACACCAGCGGGTAACTCGGAGGTCCCTCCCGACAATGCTCCGTCTCCTGAGTCCCCAACATCCAtaccagagaaagagaaaactggcTCTCCCTCCTCCAGCACAGAGAAAACTGAGAAGGCACAGGTTCCCATCCTCCCTGATGTAGAGCAGTTCTGGCACGAGAGGGACACAGTCCCTTGTGTACAAGACAATGACCCTATCCCCTGGGAACGTGAAGATCAGGAGACAGGAGATTGTGATAAATAG